The genomic window GCCACCATCGGTCCCAACATCAATGGTGGGGTGGTCCTTTCGGGGCACTCGGACGTCGTCCCGGTAGACCCGGCGGACTGGACCACGCCGCCGTTCACCGCTGACCGCCGCCACGGCCGGGTCTACGGCCGAGGAACGGCCGACATGAAGGGGTTTGTGGCCTGCGTCCTGGCCATGGCCCCCATATACGCGGAACTGGATCTGACGGTGCCGATCCACGTGGCGTTGACCTTCGACGAGGAGGACGGCTTCCACGGGGCACCGATCCTGCTGGCCGACCTGGTGGAGCGAGGCGTCCGGCCGTCGGCGGCCATCATCGGCGAACCGACTGGGTTGCGGACCGTGGGCGCCCACAAGGGCTGTTACGAGTACCGCACCATGGTGACGGGAATGAACGGTCACAGTTCGGCCCCCGCTGAGGCAGTCAGCGCCGTGCACCACGCCTCGCGCTGGATCTCCGGTCTGTTGGGCCTGGCCGACGATCTGGCCAACCGGGCACCCGATCCCAGCCCCTACGACCCGCCGTCGACCACCTTTAACGTGGGGACGATCAGTGGCGGGCAGGGACGATGCGTGGTCGCCGACCGGTGCTGGTTCGATTGGGAGATGCGCCCCGTCCAGGCTTCGGACACTTCGTTCGTCAAGGAACATATGGCGGCCGTAGAGACCGCCCTGCTCGACGAGATGCGGGCTGTGCACCCCGAGGCCTCCATCCGAACCGACGTGGTCTGCGAGATCGATGGCTTGGAGTGGCGGGACGCCTCGCCGGCCCTTGACCTTGTGCGGGTCCTGCTGGCCGACGAGGTAGCGGCGAACGGCGGCACCCTGCCGGTGGACGTGGTGGCCTACGGAACCGAGGCGGGGTTGTTCCAGGCAGCCGGCATCCCGGCGGTGCTCTGGGGCCCGGGGGACATAGGCGTGGCTCACCGGCCGGACGAGTTCGTCGAGGTGGCCGACCTTGAAGTCTGTCTGGCCCTGTTGGCCCGCTTGGGCGGACACCTCGCCCGCTGAGCAGGCTCGACGAGACCGTGGTTCCACCGATTTTCGACCCGGGTCTGGAAACGGCTTTCCATGCCGACGGTTTCGTCACCGTGGAACGCCTGATTCCCGAACACGTCCTGAGCCCGCTCCACGAGCGGTTCGACCGCCTGTTCCGTGGCGTGTTCGAGACTGGGGTGGCGCCCGACGAGGTCAACTGGCAGGACGGGTCGGGAGACCCCACGCTGACCCGCCAGATCTGCAACGGCTGGAAGGCCGACCGGCTGGTCGCCTCGGTGGTCCTCTCCGAGCGCATCGGAGAGGTGCTGGCCCGCCTGGCCGGTTGGCCCGGAGCCCGGATCATTCAAGACAACCTGCTGTGGAAGCCGCCCGGCGCCCGGTCAGTGGGCTTCCACCGGGACAACGCCTACCTCGCCTGGTACCGGCCGCAGGAGATGGCCACCTGCTGGATCGCCCTGGACCCGACGGCAGCGGTCGGGGGGACGGTGGAATTCGCCCGGGGGTCACACCGGTGGTCGACGGACGGCAACCCTTTTATGCAGTTCCACGCCCCGGACGACCATCGGGACCCGATGGAGGCGGCGGCCGCTGCCGAGGGCGTGGCGTCCGACGTGGTGCCCGTCGAAGTTCCGGCCGGGGGAGGGTCGTTTCACCACGGCTGGACGTGGCACGGGTCGGCCCCCAACCGGTCTGACGTCCACCGCCGGGTTCTGGTGCTGCACTGCGGTAGCAGTGAGGCCCGGTTCCACCGGCCAGGCTTCGAGGAGGGCAACGGGCCCATCTACTCCCGGTACGCCCGCCCGGACGTCGACGACATGGACGAGGTCCACTTCCCGGTGCTGTGGCGCGACGACGGATACCGCACTCCAGGACTAGAAAGTCTCACAGTTCAGTTATAGGCTCTCACTCACAGTGATCGAGACCCGCCGTGGCGGGCCGGAGGCGGTCCCGTCCGCCGCCACACCGAATTCCGGAACCCACAGGAGCATTCCCATGACCCGCATGACCCCCAGCGAGGCCTTCGTCGAGACGATGGTGGCCAACGGCGTCACCACCACCTTCGGCATCATGGGCTCGGC from Acidimicrobiales bacterium includes these protein-coding regions:
- the argE gene encoding acetylornithine deacetylase; this translates as MAGSVVPVPVDEALDLLDVLIAYDTVALTPNLDLISDVQDRLEALGASVVLTHDDSGTKANLFATIGPNINGGVVLSGHSDVVPVDPADWTTPPFTADRRHGRVYGRGTADMKGFVACVLAMAPIYAELDLTVPIHVALTFDEEDGFHGAPILLADLVERGVRPSAAIIGEPTGLRTVGAHKGCYEYRTMVTGMNGHSSAPAEAVSAVHHASRWISGLLGLADDLANRAPDPSPYDPPSTTFNVGTISGGQGRCVVADRCWFDWEMRPVQASDTSFVKEHMAAVETALLDEMRAVHPEASIRTDVVCEIDGLEWRDASPALDLVRVLLADEVAANGGTLPVDVVAYGTEAGLFQAAGIPAVLWGPGDIGVAHRPDEFVEVADLEVCLALLARLGGHLAR
- a CDS encoding phytanoyl-CoA dioxygenase family protein; this translates as MERLIPEHVLSPLHERFDRLFRGVFETGVAPDEVNWQDGSGDPTLTRQICNGWKADRLVASVVLSERIGEVLARLAGWPGARIIQDNLLWKPPGARSVGFHRDNAYLAWYRPQEMATCWIALDPTAAVGGTVEFARGSHRWSTDGNPFMQFHAPDDHRDPMEAAAAAEGVASDVVPVEVPAGGGSFHHGWTWHGSAPNRSDVHRRVLVLHCGSSEARFHRPGFEEGNGPIYSRYARPDVDDMDEVHFPVLWRDDGYRTPGLESLTVQL